The Aspergillus oryzae RIB40 DNA, chromosome 5 genome segment GATAGATCCGGACGGCAAGCTCGAATAATCTCATCACAGACCGATAAAGGTCAAGACAGAGCCTCCAATCTccaatctcaaccccaccacaacagccatggcACACACCACAGTAGCCGACCCCCCCCAATCCGTGGAACCCACAAATTCTCTCGAAGAAACAAATACCCCAGACGAGCATGTCGCCAGCGAGGAAAATGCCCTCGCCGTCACCCAGCCCGCCGAGTCCGCCGTCGCGGAAGGcgcgccgaagaagaagaagataatcaGGAAGAAGCGCCGTCCAGCACGCATCCAGGTCGATCCCGCCACAGTCAAATCCGAGCCGCCTCCGCAGACGGGTACAGTCTTTAACATTTGGTACAATGTACGTTTTATGTTTCGTCCCTTGTACACAATCGCGCTATGCGCTTTGTGTATATCTCAATGGTTCGAACAACAGATGCTAACAGTTACTCTAGAAATGGTCCGGCGGCGACAGAGAAGACAGTTACCTATCAAAACAACACGCCCCATCACGATGCAACATCTCCAAAGACAGCGGCTACACGCGCGCCGACAAAGTTACCGGCTCCTACTTCTGTCTGTTTTTCGCGCGCGGTGTCTGCCACCTCGGTCCGGAATGCCAGTATCTGCACCGTCTGCCCACCATCCATGATCTCTTCAGTCCGAATGTCGACTGTTTCGGCCGCGACAAGTTCAGCGATTACCGCGATGATATGGGCGGTGTTGGGTCGTTTATGCGCCAGAATCGCACGCTGTATGTGGGTCGGATCCATGTTacggatgatattgaggaggttgttgcGCGGCATTTTGCCGAGTGGGGTGAGATTGAGAGAATACGTGTGTTGACGTCGAGGGGTGTGGCTTTCGTTACGTATACTACTCTTGCGCAGGCGGAGTTTGCGAAGGAGGCTATGGCGCATCAATGTaagtttcttcttcttttgttgggCTGTTGAGGATTATTCGGGTGTGCTGATTTTCTGGAAGCCCTCGACAATAATGAGATTTTGAATGTGCGTTGGGCGACGGTCGATCCGAACCCATTGGCTCAGAAGCGTGAGGCGAGAAGGTTGGAGGAGCAAGCTGCTGAGGCGGTACGCAGGGCGTTGCCGGCGGACTTTGTTGCCGAACTTGAAGGGAGGGACCCTGAGGCtcgaaagaggaagaagattgaggGCAGTTTCGGTTTGCAAGGGTATGAGCCTCCTGACGAGGTCTGGTATAGCCGGACGAAACAGTTGGAAGATGCAGGAAATGGAGATCAAGGTCAGCTCGAAGCTCCGAACCAACCACTCATGCTTGAGAATGCAtcgtctgcttctgctcctccgcaGGAATCGGAAAGCAGTGGCATCTTCTCTAGCTCTACTGTTGCGGCACTGAGGGGACTAGCAGGCGGAAATGTTACAACACAAGCAGCTCCGCAAGCCTCGGGGGGTCCTCTAGTAGGCTACGGGAGCGATGATGAAAGTGATTAAACCGGTCGATGGTATATTGCGCCTAAAATTATGTATAATAACAAAGATACCTTGAAACATCACATTGTTTGTTCGCTGAATTGCATGGTATATTTGCGGGTATAGTTCGCTATAAAATGCTGAGAGGAGATAAAACATCCAACACCAATGCCAATAATATGTCAAATAAAAACCAAAAGTGAATAAGTTGGTTCAGGCacaaaagaacaaggaacaaaggaaatatgcaTGATACATAACACATGACTCTGTACCTTACTTGCCGCGTCCTAGATCATAATAAACACATGAACCTGTACGATAATTGTATATAAAAGCGTTGCTGA includes the following:
- the cwc2 gene encoding active spliceosome conformation promoter CWC2 (RRM domain); the encoded protein is MAHTTVADPPQSVEPTNSLEETNTPDEHVASEENALAVTQPAESAVAEGAPKKKKIIRKKRRPARIQVDPATVKSEPPPQTGTVFNIWYNKWSGGDREDSYLSKQHAPSRCNISKDSGYTRADKVTGSYFCLFFARGVCHLGPECQYLHRLPTIHDLFSPNVDCFGRDKFSDYRDDMGGVGSFMRQNRTLYVGRIHVTDDIEEVVARHFAEWGEIERIRVLTSRGVAFVTYTTLAQAEFAKEAMAHQSLDNNEILNVRWATVDPNPLAQKREARRLEEQAAEAVRRALPADFVAELEGRDPEARKRKKIEGSFGLQGYEPPDEVWYSRTKQLEDAGNGDQGQLEAPNQPLMLENASSASAPPQESESSGIFSSSTVAALRGLAGGNVTTQAAPQASGGPLVGYGSDDESD